From the Halalkalicoccus sp. CGA53 genome, one window contains:
- a CDS encoding zinc ribbon domain-containing protein: protein MTGVLSIGAYAPRGRITAEAIADAWGRFQGSGIDEKAVPAADEDALTMAYEAGARALDAGEIERREVDWLGFASTTPPLAEEDLSVRLGAMLGLEEKVSANVFTGSTRAGTRALFAAMDATEAGSERALVVAADAPRGDPDTSIDHAAGAGAAAFVIAPTGPARIVDRTEFSRPYPGTRFRETGSETTEGLGVTSYDRRAFSETVGGAVDGLEGDSGPVAVAIQAPDGTLPYRVTDRIDVEAEAIQRCATVHDLGDTGAASVPLSVARALAAGEESTLAVSYGSGAGADAFDVECDGTVPTSLDLDGERTMSYAEYLRARGAVTSGPPDGGGAYVSVPTWQRSIPQRYRLEAGRCLDCSDLAFPPEGACPSCGSLADYERVELDSRGTIEAVTTISAGGAPPEFAEQQARSGDYAAAIVALESGGETVSAPMMGCAECEGFAVDDRVETTIRRLYTQEGVTRYARKIRPAE, encoded by the coding sequence ATGACCGGGGTCCTCTCGATCGGGGCGTACGCACCGCGGGGCAGGATCACGGCCGAGGCGATCGCCGACGCCTGGGGTCGGTTCCAGGGATCGGGGATAGACGAGAAGGCGGTCCCGGCGGCCGACGAGGACGCGCTGACGATGGCGTACGAGGCGGGCGCGCGAGCGCTCGACGCCGGTGAGATCGAGAGGAGAGAGGTCGACTGGCTCGGCTTCGCGAGCACGACGCCGCCGCTCGCCGAGGAGGACCTCTCGGTTCGCCTCGGTGCGATGCTCGGACTCGAGGAGAAGGTATCGGCCAACGTCTTCACCGGGAGCACACGCGCCGGGACGCGGGCGCTCTTCGCGGCGATGGACGCGACCGAGGCCGGGAGCGAACGGGCGCTCGTCGTCGCGGCCGACGCACCGCGCGGCGATCCCGATACCTCGATCGACCACGCGGCCGGCGCCGGTGCGGCGGCGTTCGTCATCGCGCCGACCGGTCCGGCACGGATCGTCGACCGGACGGAGTTCTCTCGGCCGTACCCCGGAACCCGGTTCCGGGAGACCGGGTCCGAGACGACCGAGGGCCTCGGCGTGACGAGCTACGACCGACGGGCGTTCTCGGAGACGGTCGGCGGTGCGGTCGACGGTCTGGAGGGCGATTCCGGACCCGTTGCGGTCGCGATCCAGGCACCGGACGGCACACTCCCGTACAGGGTGACGGACCGGATCGACGTGGAGGCCGAGGCGATCCAGCGGTGTGCGACGGTCCACGACCTCGGCGACACGGGTGCCGCGAGCGTCCCGCTCTCGGTCGCCCGCGCGCTCGCTGCGGGTGAGGAGTCGACCCTCGCGGTCTCGTACGGCAGCGGGGCCGGAGCGGACGCGTTCGACGTCGAGTGTGACGGGACGGTCCCGACCTCGCTCGATCTGGACGGGGAGCGAACGATGAGCTACGCCGAGTACCTCCGGGCGCGGGGGGCGGTCACGTCGGGCCCCCCCGACGGCGGCGGCGCGTACGTGAGCGTTCCGACCTGGCAGCGGTCGATCCCCCAGCGCTACCGTCTCGAGGCCGGTCGCTGTCTCGACTGCTCGGACCTCGCGTTCCCCCCGGAGGGCGCCTGTCCGTCGTGTGGGTCGCTCGCCGACTACGAGCGGGTCGAACTCGACTCTAGAGGGACGATCGAGGCGGTGACGACCATCTCGGCCGGCGGCGCACCCCCTGAGTTCGCCGAGCAGCAGGCACGCTCCGGGGACTACGCGGCGGCGATCGTCGCGCTCGAATCGGGTGGGGAAACCGTGAGCGCGCCGATGATGGGCTGTGCCGAGTGCGAGGGATTCGCCGTCGACGACCGCGTCGAGACGACGATCCGCCGACTCTACACCCAGGAGGGTGTCACGCGCTACGCCCGGAAGATCCGCCCGGCGGAGTGA
- a CDS encoding ornithine cyclodeaminase family protein, whose amino-acid sequence MTDALYLTSEEVAGLASPAEYVEAVREGYRQRGEGAAAHPRQKFFGDDPKGILNSYAAILPETGAMGGYTYSAGFGARDAWFLTPLFDAESGEPLAVIDGASMNPFKTGAAGAVAVDALARRDSKTLAVIGSGSQARGQLHTTATVREFEEVRVFSSTEENREAFADEFDALLDASVHAVESSEEAVSGADVVITATTASDPVFDGEVLDPGTHVTAMGQYTPGKTELDVRTIERSVYVPDLRERATIDAGSFLAAMDAGVVDEDHVHAELGEVVAGVEPGRTSDEEITVFDSGGTGIETVAGGYLLYEKAVEEGLGTSIQVAPASEALTGRLPER is encoded by the coding sequence ATGACAGACGCGCTGTATCTCACGAGCGAGGAGGTGGCGGGGCTCGCGAGCCCCGCCGAGTACGTCGAGGCCGTCCGCGAGGGCTACCGCCAGCGCGGCGAGGGCGCGGCCGCCCACCCACGCCAGAAGTTCTTCGGGGACGACCCGAAGGGGATCCTCAACAGCTACGCGGCGATCCTCCCGGAGACGGGAGCGATGGGAGGGTACACCTACTCAGCCGGCTTCGGCGCGCGTGACGCCTGGTTCCTCACCCCTCTCTTCGACGCCGAGAGCGGCGAGCCGCTCGCGGTGATCGACGGCGCGAGCATGAACCCCTTCAAGACCGGCGCGGCGGGCGCAGTCGCGGTCGACGCGCTCGCCCGCAGGGATTCGAAAACGCTCGCGGTGATCGGCAGCGGCTCGCAGGCCCGCGGACAGCTCCACACGACGGCCACGGTGCGCGAGTTCGAGGAGGTCCGCGTCTTCTCGTCGACCGAGGAGAACCGCGAGGCGTTCGCCGACGAGTTCGACGCGCTGCTCGACGCCTCCGTTCACGCCGTCGAATCGAGCGAGGAGGCCGTATCGGGCGCCGACGTCGTGATCACCGCGACGACGGCGAGCGATCCGGTGTTCGACGGCGAGGTGCTCGATCCAGGGACACACGTCACCGCGATGGGCCAGTACACGCCCGGGAAGACCGAACTCGACGTCCGGACGATCGAGCGCTCCGTCTACGTCCCCGACCTGAGAGAGCGCGCGACGATCGACGCCGGATCGTTCCTCGCGGCGATGGACGCCGGCGTCGTGGACGAGGATCACGTCCACGCGGAACTCGGCGAGGTCGTCGCGGGCGTCGAACCCGGCCGGACGAGCGACGAGGAGATCACGGTCTTCGACAGCGGCGGCACCGGCATCGAGACCGTCGCCGGCGGATACCTGCTTTACGAGAAGGCTGTCGAGGAGGGGCTCGGGACCTCCATCCAGGTCGCACCCGCGAGCGAGGCGCTGACCGGACGGCTCCCCGAACGGTAG
- a CDS encoding BKACE family enzyme, producing the protein MSYQQYLDGEKLILTVPTTGGVQGKEANPNIPEQPDEIAEAARECEELGASIVHLHGRDERGERSADRLQEINDAVRDACEDVVIQNTTGGTGLPLEERIKGIRTDPVPEMASLDMGPMNRYQHLTAENTRYQIETLAREMQEEGIKPEMEVFNNGHLNEVYRLIETGLVDEPYYINLIFGPGTLTRPTPANVVNMIGELPENSIFNVLAIGPHQLPLTTMGIVTGGHVRIGMEDNLYYRRGEPAESNAQLVGRTARIADELDRELATPAEAREILGMSG; encoded by the coding sequence ATGAGCTACCAGCAGTACCTCGACGGGGAGAAACTGATCCTGACGGTGCCGACGACCGGCGGCGTCCAGGGCAAGGAAGCGAACCCGAACATCCCGGAACAGCCCGATGAGATCGCCGAGGCGGCCCGCGAGTGCGAGGAACTCGGCGCGTCGATCGTCCACCTCCACGGGCGGGACGAACGCGGCGAGCGCAGCGCCGACCGCCTCCAGGAGATCAACGACGCCGTCCGCGATGCCTGTGAGGACGTCGTCATCCAGAACACGACCGGGGGGACCGGCCTCCCGCTCGAAGAGCGGATAAAGGGGATCCGGACCGACCCGGTACCCGAGATGGCCTCGCTCGACATGGGGCCGATGAACCGGTACCAGCACCTCACGGCCGAGAACACCCGCTACCAGATCGAGACGCTCGCTCGAGAGATGCAGGAGGAGGGGATCAAACCCGAGATGGAGGTGTTCAACAACGGCCACCTGAACGAGGTCTACCGGCTGATCGAGACGGGACTGGTCGACGAGCCCTACTACATCAACCTGATCTTCGGGCCGGGAACGCTCACGCGGCCGACCCCGGCGAACGTGGTGAACATGATCGGCGAGCTCCCCGAGAACTCGATCTTCAACGTGCTCGCGATCGGGCCCCACCAGCTCCCGCTGACGACGATGGGGATCGTGACCGGCGGCCACGTCCGGATCGGCATGGAGGACAACCTCTACTACCGACGTGGCGAGCCCGCAGAGAGCAACGCACAGCTGGTCGGCCGAACGGCGAGGATCGCCGACGAACTCGACCGAGAGCTCGCGACGCCGGCGGAGGCGCGCGAGATCCTCGGGATGTCGGGCTGA
- a CDS encoding 3-hydroxyacyl-CoA dehydrogenase family protein, with amino-acid sequence MTDAHSGDDHEPAASPAVVGAGTMGHAIAVACAAGGHGTTLFDVSEPAIETARERVDTAARAIADHGARGIEAPGEITDRIEYVTRIEEAVDGAGIVIEAVPEERETKREAFELIDRHAPDGAVLATNTSSFSIDELAAFVDDPTRFCGTHWFHPAHVVPGVEVVPGERTTGETLERASWFLDSIGKDPVVLRRDIPGFVANRIQSAMAHEAWALLGADVANAEEIDRIVKGTFGYRLPVLGVFEKADRSGLDVHHTVLSELLPDLDRGTTPPEPLSELVASGRLGEKTGRGVYDWSASDPDGADDDRIRRLLDLSSVYESAADESVATSREHT; translated from the coding sequence ATGACGGACGCCCACTCCGGAGACGACCACGAGCCAGCAGCGTCGCCCGCGGTCGTCGGTGCGGGAACGATGGGTCACGCGATCGCCGTCGCGTGTGCCGCCGGCGGTCACGGGACGACGCTATTCGATGTCTCCGAGCCAGCCATCGAGACCGCCCGCGAGCGCGTCGACACGGCCGCACGGGCGATCGCCGACCACGGCGCTCGCGGGATCGAAGCGCCCGGGGAGATCACCGACCGGATCGAGTACGTCACCCGTATCGAGGAGGCCGTCGACGGCGCGGGGATCGTGATCGAGGCGGTGCCCGAAGAGCGCGAGACGAAACGCGAGGCGTTCGAGCTGATCGACCGACACGCACCGGACGGGGCGGTCCTCGCGACCAACACCTCCTCGTTCTCGATCGACGAGCTCGCGGCGTTCGTCGACGACCCGACCCGGTTCTGTGGGACCCACTGGTTCCACCCGGCACACGTCGTCCCGGGCGTCGAGGTGGTGCCGGGCGAACGGACCACCGGGGAGACCCTCGAACGCGCCAGCTGGTTCCTCGACTCGATCGGGAAGGACCCGGTCGTCCTGCGGAGGGATATCCCGGGGTTCGTCGCCAACCGGATCCAGTCCGCGATGGCCCACGAGGCATGGGCGCTCCTCGGCGCGGACGTCGCGAACGCCGAGGAGATCGACCGGATCGTGAAGGGGACGTTCGGCTACCGGCTGCCCGTCCTGGGGGTGTTCGAGAAGGCGGACAGATCGGGCCTCGACGTCCACCACACCGTGCTCTCCGAACTGCTCCCCGACCTCGATCGGGGGACGACCCCCCCGGAACCGCTCTCGGAACTCGTCGCGTCGGGACGGCTGGGCGAGAAGACCGGACGCGGCGTCTACGATTGGTCCGCGTCCGATCCCGACGGGGCCGACGACGACCGTATCCGTCGGCTGCTCGACCTCTCGAGCGTCTACGAGAGCGCCGCCGACGAGTCGGTTGCGACGAGCCGCGAGCACACATAA
- a CDS encoding universal stress protein has translation MYHVVVPIDGERERAENATDYLIGLIDDEGLLDDPGHVTVSLVNVFKEFRAVDEGGNVRSDDLYDETAVPDSVTEARARLEAAGFDVDLVRRHGDPAEEILEYVEAVDADAIVVPARKRSTVGKAVFGSVAQEVILGSERPVTVV, from the coding sequence ATGTACCACGTCGTGGTTCCGATCGACGGCGAGAGGGAGCGAGCGGAGAACGCCACGGACTATCTGATCGGCCTGATCGACGACGAGGGGCTGCTCGACGATCCGGGACACGTCACGGTCTCGCTGGTGAACGTGTTCAAGGAGTTCAGGGCGGTCGACGAGGGCGGGAACGTACGTTCGGACGACCTCTACGACGAGACGGCGGTCCCCGACTCGGTCACCGAAGCGAGAGCGCGCCTCGAAGCCGCCGGGTTCGACGTCGACCTCGTCAGGCGACACGGCGATCCCGCCGAGGAGATCCTCGAGTACGTCGAGGCGGTCGACGCGGACGCGATCGTCGTCCCGGCGAGGAAACGCTCCACGGTCGGGAAGGCGGTGTTCGGGAGCGTCGCTCAGGAGGTGATCCTCGGCTCCGAACGCCCCGTCACGGTCGTGTGA
- a CDS encoding TRAP transporter permease: protein MVYSISTRSRLELANDVVTALAILTWVWILFYAFTQRMDRILFTVIFLGSIIVVYLGNELVESYEEGETLEMVGLSVSALVTVVTTIYMTVNYDVLLSVRVGTALPHEYALAATFIVVILYLSYRAYGLTFLAVIIAAILYGIYGNYAPGILRHGGFSLNRTANIMVLDFQGVYGSISRIIATWVALFLLYAGLMRGFGAFDLIMRLALRAAEVVRSGVALSAVTASIIIGSITGSQAANTAITGSFTIPLMKESGIDGEVAGGIESVASTGGQIMPPVMGAAAFVMASLLGITYLEVLIAGLIPAAIFYGSVFIAVHYTGIEQLRGQTFDVSVTEHFDERMTRGELVIQLIRFGGPFMVLIVMLGVLQWTVLTSALYTVVAMLITGFGFPVAQTAYEGGDLRAEVDDLLGKTAFGFREGAIILAPIAIIIAAINGVVDILEASGIPGVLSLALLDLSQGVMLLAVILAFVISIILGLGMPTVAAYVIVAALIAPALVQQFFVPNLAAHYFVLYAAVLSGLTPPIAIAVVVATGIAGSNFWRTCFEALKISMPIYVLPFAFIYNPELVVGGWTTETLVSGAIALVGAFGISHGLNYHGRFFHPSPFVVFPVKAAFVVLGILAMVFPVTGVRLVCIAVIAGLMLLQLQRPIRERLTGGPTETGARPSED from the coding sequence ATGGTGTATTCGATCTCTACCAGGAGCCGACTAGAGCTCGCCAACGACGTGGTGACGGCGTTAGCGATCCTGACCTGGGTGTGGATCCTCTTCTACGCGTTCACACAGCGGATGGACCGGATTCTCTTCACGGTCATCTTCCTCGGCTCGATCATCGTCGTCTACCTGGGCAACGAGCTGGTGGAGAGCTACGAGGAGGGAGAGACCCTCGAGATGGTCGGCCTGTCGGTTTCCGCGCTCGTCACGGTCGTCACGACGATCTACATGACGGTCAACTACGACGTGCTCCTGTCGGTGCGCGTCGGCACCGCGCTGCCCCACGAGTACGCGCTCGCGGCCACGTTCATCGTCGTGATCCTCTACCTCTCGTACCGGGCGTACGGGCTCACCTTCCTGGCGGTGATCATCGCGGCGATCCTCTACGGGATCTACGGCAACTACGCCCCCGGGATCCTTCGCCACGGTGGGTTCAGCCTCAACCGGACGGCGAACATCATGGTGCTCGACTTCCAGGGCGTCTACGGCTCGATCTCGCGCATCATCGCGACCTGGGTCGCGCTGTTTCTCCTCTACGCGGGCCTGATGCGCGGGTTCGGTGCGTTCGACCTCATCATGCGCCTCGCGCTCCGGGCCGCGGAGGTCGTCCGCTCGGGCGTCGCACTCTCGGCGGTCACCGCGAGCATCATCATCGGGTCGATCACGGGGAGCCAGGCGGCGAACACCGCGATCACCGGCTCGTTCACCATCCCGCTGATGAAAGAGAGCGGGATCGACGGCGAGGTCGCCGGCGGGATCGAGTCCGTTGCGTCGACCGGCGGACAGATCATGCCGCCGGTGATGGGCGCCGCGGCGTTCGTGATGGCGTCGCTGCTCGGGATCACCTACCTGGAGGTGCTGATCGCGGGGCTGATCCCGGCGGCGATCTTCTACGGCTCCGTCTTCATCGCCGTCCACTACACCGGCATCGAACAGCTCCGGGGGCAGACTTTCGACGTCTCGGTCACCGAGCACTTCGACGAGCGGATGACGAGGGGCGAGCTCGTGATCCAGCTGATCCGCTTCGGTGGCCCCTTCATGGTCCTGATCGTGATGCTCGGCGTCCTCCAGTGGACGGTGCTGACCTCGGCGCTCTACACCGTCGTCGCGATGCTGATCACCGGCTTCGGCTTCCCGGTCGCCCAGACCGCCTATGAGGGAGGCGACCTCCGTGCGGAGGTCGACGACCTGCTCGGGAAGACGGCGTTCGGCTTCCGGGAGGGGGCGATCATCCTCGCGCCGATCGCGATCATCATCGCCGCGATCAACGGCGTCGTCGACATCCTCGAGGCCTCGGGGATCCCGGGGGTGCTCTCGCTCGCGCTGCTCGACCTCTCGCAGGGCGTGATGCTGCTGGCGGTGATCCTCGCGTTCGTCATCTCGATCATCCTCGGGCTGGGGATGCCGACGGTGGCGGCGTACGTCATCGTCGCGGCGCTCATCGCCCCGGCGCTCGTCCAGCAGTTCTTCGTGCCGAACCTCGCCGCACACTACTTCGTGCTCTACGCCGCGGTCCTCTCCGGGCTGACGCCGCCGATCGCCATCGCGGTCGTCGTCGCGACGGGGATCGCCGGCTCGAACTTCTGGCGGACCTGCTTCGAGGCGCTCAAGATCTCCATGCCGATCTACGTCCTCCCGTTCGCGTTCATCTACAACCCCGAACTCGTCGTCGGCGGCTGGACCACCGAGACGCTCGTCTCGGGCGCGATCGCGCTCGTCGGCGCGTTCGGCATCTCGCACGGGCTCAACTACCACGGTCGGTTCTTCCACCCGAGCCCGTTCGTCGTGTTCCCCGTCAAGGCGGCCTTCGTCGTCCTGGGGATCCTCGCGATGGTGTTCCCCGTCACCGGCGTCCGTCTCGTCTGCATCGCCGTCATCGCCGGGCTGATGCTGCTCCAGCTCCAGCGACCGATCCGCGAGCGACTCACCGGTGGGCCGACCGAGACCGGCGCGAGGCCGTCGGAGGACTGA
- a CDS encoding TAXI family TRAP transporter solute-binding subunit gives MRATAGLGVVGLAGCLDMLGGDSVDMTVGSSSSGSSTYGNSQAIQRVVDENSDSVSFITQDAGGDPQSIRLYADDELNSYSAGNYILNQALTSSGPFEEPDDVDTFPQHGFSHLSLNLYWMALEDSDIETTDDLFGEDIYALPAGWGLRAMTEEMYGNAGLWEELEEGVVNFETSEAASALEEGRVEAFVTYTSNFTELPSWAVEVDARNDVRLIEQTDEFVQAAEEFAGAGYDEMDEVGGWDQDIGGEDFPNHTWTETYPYLFSPDIPADALYEVMDICHTHYESMQEANPTILDYGDPDNLTFALVHTDEIPIHPGAADWYEEHDVWDDSWTRGDE, from the coding sequence TTGAGGGCGACCGCCGGCCTGGGGGTCGTGGGGCTCGCCGGCTGTCTCGACATGCTCGGCGGCGATAGCGTCGACATGACCGTCGGCTCCTCGTCGTCGGGGTCGAGCACCTACGGCAACTCGCAGGCGATCCAGCGGGTCGTGGACGAGAACTCGGACTCCGTGAGCTTCATCACGCAGGACGCGGGGGGCGATCCGCAGTCGATCCGGCTCTACGCCGACGACGAACTCAACTCCTACTCCGCGGGCAACTACATCCTGAACCAGGCGCTCACCTCGTCGGGACCGTTCGAGGAGCCGGACGACGTCGACACGTTCCCACAGCACGGGTTCAGTCACCTGTCGCTGAACCTCTACTGGATGGCTTTAGAGGACAGCGACATCGAGACCACCGACGACCTGTTCGGGGAGGACATCTACGCCCTGCCCGCCGGCTGGGGGCTGCGCGCGATGACCGAGGAGATGTACGGCAACGCCGGTCTCTGGGAGGAACTCGAGGAGGGCGTCGTCAACTTCGAGACCAGCGAGGCGGCGAGCGCGCTCGAGGAGGGCCGCGTCGAGGCGTTCGTCACCTACACGTCGAACTTCACCGAACTGCCGTCGTGGGCCGTCGAGGTCGACGCCAGAAACGACGTCAGGCTGATCGAACAGACCGACGAGTTCGTCCAGGCCGCCGAGGAGTTCGCCGGTGCGGGCTACGACGAGATGGACGAGGTCGGCGGCTGGGACCAGGACATCGGCGGGGAGGACTTCCCGAACCACACCTGGACCGAGACCTACCCGTACCTCTTCAGCCCGGACATCCCGGCGGACGCGCTCTACGAGGTGATGGACATCTGCCACACTCACTACGAGTCGATGCAGGAGGCGAACCCGACGATCCTTGATTACGGCGACCCGGACAACCTGACGTTCGCGCTCGTTCACACCGACGAGATTCCGATCCACCCGGGGGCGGCCGACTGGTACGAAGAGCACGACGTGTGGGACGATAGCTGGACCCGCGGAGACGAATAG
- a CDS encoding Zn-ribbon domain-containing OB-fold protein — translation MRETSYTDPFWSALEEGRFLIHGCDGCEEAFFPPSPICPHCHSTDVRWEEASGEGRIHTYTRQHTTAADFEDGIVVGVVELSEGPRLLARIDARYEALSIGDPVGLEARRYDQAFDRGRLADSPFYVATVRSE, via the coding sequence GTGAGGGAGACGTCGTACACCGACCCCTTCTGGAGCGCGCTCGAGGAGGGGCGGTTCCTGATCCATGGCTGTGATGGCTGCGAGGAGGCGTTCTTTCCGCCGAGCCCGATCTGTCCGCACTGCCACTCGACGGACGTGCGCTGGGAGGAGGCCTCGGGCGAGGGACGGATCCACACCTACACCCGCCAGCACACGACGGCCGCCGACTTCGAGGACGGGATCGTGGTCGGCGTCGTCGAACTGTCCGAGGGGCCGCGGCTGCTCGCCCGGATCGACGCCCGGTACGAGGCCCTCTCGATCGGCGATCCGGTCGGTCTCGAGGCGCGCCGGTACGATCAGGCGTTCGACCGGGGTCGGCTGGCGGACTCCCCCTTCTACGTCGCGACGGTTCGGTCGGAGTGA
- a CDS encoding thiolase family protein translates to MTGQPAPTVSGIGLVPNGRYSIPDRDLALGVIREAVAEAGVELSAIDGLYMPSPRPWTPQGFFSTYLHRLLGLETRRSIEVATGGTSGGHAFHAAVEDVRSGAVEAALVLALERHSLIETTGPYFDYVAKLFDREFETPIGLTIPGVYAQSLRRYLFEHGIEREDVAEIVVKNRRNGRANPNALFDEAVTRREVLSSRPIADPIRLYECPAPCDGAAALVITDGPSDGATESPVSVAGIGTHHAASHLLMSPRHGTTELPAIGESARGAVVDANVGIDAIDVFEPYTPFPHIEAIFAEELGLVGRGEGVDACLDGTTAPDGAHPISPSGGCLGRGHPPMVTPLLNHVEAVKQLRGTASTQIDGAEYAMTTAEHGHVNGVTATVFMTEAPA, encoded by the coding sequence ATGACGGGCCAGCCAGCTCCGACCGTCTCCGGGATCGGACTCGTCCCGAACGGGCGCTACTCGATACCCGACCGTGACCTCGCGCTGGGGGTGATCCGCGAGGCGGTCGCTGAGGCAGGTGTCGAACTTTCCGCGATCGACGGACTCTACATGCCGTCGCCGAGACCGTGGACGCCACAGGGCTTCTTCTCTACCTACCTCCACCGCCTGCTCGGCCTCGAGACGCGTCGGTCGATCGAGGTCGCGACGGGCGGGACGAGCGGGGGCCACGCGTTCCACGCCGCCGTCGAGGACGTTCGAAGCGGAGCCGTGGAGGCAGCGCTCGTCCTCGCCCTCGAACGCCACTCGTTGATCGAGACGACCGGACCGTACTTCGACTACGTCGCGAAGCTCTTCGACAGGGAGTTCGAGACGCCGATCGGGCTGACGATCCCGGGCGTCTACGCACAGAGCCTGCGGCGGTACCTCTTCGAGCACGGGATCGAGCGTGAGGACGTCGCGGAGATCGTCGTGAAGAACCGACGCAACGGCCGGGCGAACCCGAACGCGCTGTTCGACGAGGCGGTCACGCGCAGGGAGGTGCTCTCGTCGCGCCCGATCGCGGACCCGATCCGGCTCTACGAGTGTCCCGCGCCCTGTGACGGTGCCGCCGCGCTCGTGATCACCGACGGCCCGTCCGACGGCGCGACCGAGTCACCCGTCTCCGTCGCGGGGATCGGCACGCACCACGCCGCGAGTCACCTCCTGATGAGCCCCCGTCACGGGACGACCGAACTCCCCGCGATCGGGGAGTCGGCGAGGGGTGCCGTCGTGGACGCGAACGTCGGGATCGACGCGATCGACGTCTTCGAGCCCTACACCCCGTTCCCGCACATCGAGGCGATCTTCGCCGAGGAACTGGGGCTCGTCGGGCGCGGTGAGGGCGTCGACGCCTGCCTCGACGGGACGACCGCGCCCGACGGCGCCCACCCGATCAGTCCCTCCGGGGGCTGTCTCGGTCGGGGACACCCGCCGATGGTGACGCCGCTGTTGAACCACGTCGAGGCGGTGAAACAGCTCCGCGGCACGGCCTCGACGCAGATCGACGGTGCCGAGTACGCGATGACGACCGCGGAGCACGGCCACGTTAACGGGGTCACGGCCACCGTGTTCATGACGGAGGCTCCAGCGTGA
- a CDS encoding acyl-CoA dehydrogenase family protein: MLDYVGLEAGLDSEERMVRDTAREFVTERVRPEIATHYEAGTFPTDLIPEMGDLGFYAPNLEGYGLPGLSETAYGLLMQELEACDSGLRSMASVQGALVMYPIHAFGSEEQKDEWLPKLGEGEAVGCFGLTEPEHGSDPSSMETRAERDGDEYVLSGSKTWITNSPIADVAVVWARDSSSENSPVRGFLVETDREGVSTNKIDEKLSLRASITGEIGLSNVRIPEENVLPGVEGMKGPLSCLTQARYGIAWGAVGAARDCFEVAREYALDREQFGGPIAQFQLQQRKLAEMATQITTAQLLAYRLAELKERGELRPQHVAMAKRNNVRMARDQSRVAREMLGGNGITLDYSPMRHMANLETVYTYEGTHDIHTLILGADLTGIQAFD; encoded by the coding sequence ATGCTCGATTACGTGGGGTTGGAGGCGGGGTTGGACTCCGAGGAACGGATGGTCCGGGACACCGCCCGCGAGTTCGTCACAGAGCGCGTCCGCCCGGAGATCGCCACCCACTACGAGGCAGGCACGTTTCCCACCGACCTGATCCCCGAGATGGGCGACCTCGGCTTCTACGCGCCCAATCTGGAGGGTTACGGCCTGCCCGGGCTCTCCGAAACGGCGTACGGACTGCTGATGCAGGAGCTCGAGGCGTGTGATTCCGGGCTCCGGTCGATGGCGAGCGTCCAGGGCGCGCTCGTCATGTACCCGATCCACGCCTTCGGTTCTGAGGAGCAAAAGGACGAGTGGCTCCCGAAACTCGGCGAAGGCGAGGCGGTCGGCTGTTTCGGGCTCACCGAGCCCGAACACGGCTCCGATCCGTCCAGCATGGAGACCAGAGCCGAGCGAGACGGCGACGAGTACGTCCTCTCGGGCTCGAAGACCTGGATCACCAACTCGCCGATCGCCGACGTCGCCGTCGTCTGGGCCCGGGACTCGTCGAGTGAAAACTCGCCAGTGAGGGGGTTCCTCGTCGAGACCGATAGGGAGGGCGTGAGCACGAACAAGATCGACGAGAAGCTCTCGCTTCGCGCGTCGATCACGGGCGAGATCGGCCTCTCGAACGTCCGAATCCCCGAGGAGAACGTCCTTCCAGGTGTAGAGGGCATGAAGGGGCCGCTGTCGTGTCTGACGCAGGCGCGTTACGGCATCGCCTGGGGGGCGGTGGGTGCGGCCCGGGACTGTTTCGAGGTCGCGAGGGAGTACGCGCTCGATCGCGAGCAGTTCGGCGGGCCGATCGCGCAGTTCCAGCTCCAACAGCGCAAACTCGCGGAGATGGCCACACAGATCACGACCGCGCAATTGTTGGCCTACCGGCTGGCGGAGCTGAAAGAGCGCGGCGAGCTGCGTCCACAGCACGTCGCGATGGCGAAACGAAACAACGTCCGGATGGCCCGCGATCAGTCCCGGGTCGCGAGGGAGATGCTCGGGGGCAACGGGATCACGCTCGATTACTCGCCGATGCGGCACATGGCGAACCTCGAAACCGTCTACACGTACGAGGGGACCCACGACATCCACACGCTGATCCTCGGCGCCGACCTCACCGGCATCCAGGCCTTCGACTAG